A single region of the Paraconexibacter algicola genome encodes:
- the cimA gene encoding citramalate synthase, translated as MNSTVQLYDATLRDGMQGEGMSLTAREKVRVAHRLDELGIDLIEAGFPASNPKELELFGLLAQERFEHAQIVAFGMTRRRGVAAQDDENLRILAECFAPVCTLVGKTWDLHLEKVVKVGREENLAMIEESVAFLVGCGKRVIYDAEHFFDAWRANEEYALECLRVAARGGAERVVLCDTNGSSLPHQVGTAVGEVVAALGRDVEVGIHCHNDLECGVANTLAAVLNGATQVQGTMNGIGERTGNANLVSIIGNLQFKLGYDVLPGDRIEKLTATAHFVDELLNLAPDPNQPFVGRNAFAHKGGLHVAGVRADASTFEHMEPELVGNERQLIVSELAGRHTVSEKAAAVGLEVDDATAQRVIDRVKELEADGYQFEAADGSFELLLRKELGGHEPLFVLESWRTIVDQNAQGHVECEATIKIWVGGERYVRSAEGNGPVNALDAALRSVVAEFHPHLRDIELTDYKVRLLDQHHGTGATTRVLVQSTDGRRTWGTIGVAQNVIAASWQALVESFEYAEAPREPAPAADADGDPATTGRPA; from the coding sequence ATGAACTCCACCGTCCAGCTCTACGACGCCACCCTGCGCGACGGCATGCAGGGGGAGGGCATGTCCCTCACCGCGCGCGAGAAGGTCCGCGTCGCCCACCGGCTCGACGAGCTCGGGATCGACCTGATCGAGGCCGGCTTCCCGGCGTCCAACCCGAAGGAGCTCGAGCTCTTCGGCCTGCTCGCGCAGGAGCGCTTCGAGCACGCGCAGATCGTCGCGTTCGGGATGACCCGACGGCGCGGTGTGGCGGCGCAGGACGACGAGAACCTCCGGATCCTCGCCGAGTGCTTCGCGCCGGTCTGCACGCTCGTGGGGAAGACCTGGGACCTGCACCTCGAGAAGGTCGTCAAGGTCGGACGCGAGGAGAACCTCGCGATGATCGAGGAGTCGGTCGCGTTCCTCGTCGGGTGCGGCAAGCGCGTCATCTACGACGCCGAGCACTTCTTCGACGCCTGGCGGGCCAACGAGGAGTACGCGCTGGAGTGCCTGCGGGTCGCCGCGCGCGGCGGGGCCGAGCGGGTCGTGCTGTGCGACACCAACGGCTCCTCGCTGCCGCACCAGGTCGGCACCGCGGTCGGCGAGGTGGTCGCCGCGCTCGGCCGCGACGTCGAGGTCGGCATCCACTGCCACAACGACCTCGAGTGCGGCGTCGCGAACACGCTCGCCGCGGTGCTCAACGGCGCCACGCAGGTGCAGGGCACGATGAACGGCATCGGCGAGCGCACCGGCAACGCGAACCTCGTGTCGATCATCGGCAACCTGCAGTTCAAGCTCGGATACGACGTCCTGCCCGGTGACCGGATCGAGAAGCTGACCGCGACCGCGCACTTCGTCGACGAGCTCCTGAACCTCGCCCCGGACCCCAACCAGCCGTTCGTGGGACGCAACGCCTTCGCGCACAAGGGCGGCCTGCACGTCGCCGGGGTCCGCGCCGACGCCTCGACCTTCGAGCACATGGAGCCCGAGCTCGTCGGCAACGAGCGCCAGCTGATCGTCTCCGAGCTCGCCGGCCGCCACACGGTCAGCGAGAAGGCGGCGGCCGTCGGCCTCGAGGTCGACGACGCGACGGCCCAGCGGGTCATCGACCGCGTCAAGGAGCTGGAGGCCGACGGATACCAGTTCGAGGCGGCCGACGGCTCCTTCGAGCTGCTGCTGCGCAAGGAGCTGGGCGGGCACGAGCCGCTGTTCGTGCTCGAGTCCTGGCGCACGATCGTCGACCAGAACGCCCAGGGCCACGTCGAGTGCGAGGCGACCATCAAGATCTGGGTCGGCGGTGAGCGCTACGTGCGCTCCGCGGAGGGCAACGGGCCGGTCAACGCGCTGGACGCGGCGCTGCGCTCGGTCGTGGCGGAGTTCCACCCGCACCTGCGCGACATCGAGCTGACGGACTACAAGGTCCGGCTGCTGGACCAGCACCATGGCACCGGTGCGACGACGCGCGTGCTCGTGCAGAGCACCGACGGCCGGCGCACGTGGGGCACGATCGGGGTGGCGCAGAACGTCATCGCCGCCTCGTGGCAGGCCCTCGTGGAGTCCTTCGAGTACGCGGAGGCGCCGCGCGAGCCCGCGCCGGCCGCCGACGCGGACGGCGACCCCGCGACCACGGGTCGCCCCGCATGA
- a CDS encoding DegT/DnrJ/EryC1/StrS family aminotransferase produces MSEEIPVAKPVIGREEEERVLAVLRSGQLSLGPTGPEFERRFAEKVGARHASAVSSGTAGLHLALRAVGVRDGDEVVTSPFSFVASANAIVFERATPVFADIDPVTLDLDPAAAAAAVTERTTAVLPVHIFGYPADLPAFERLGLPIVEDACEALGALDREGVPVGGRGHPAVFGFYANKQLTTGEGGLVTMGDASMKARIDSERNQGRAPDMGWLDHDRLGFNYRLSDLQAAVGLAQLDRLDGMLADRARVAAAYREALAPLAADVGLGLPCEDRDRERRGWFVFVVQVPRERDRDQVIRDLRSRGVQSKPYLPAIHLMSYYREVHGHREGEFPVCEDVAARSVALPFFPEMTEGQVDRVAAVLAEVLRG; encoded by the coding sequence ATGAGCGAGGAGATCCCGGTCGCCAAGCCGGTGATCGGCCGGGAGGAGGAGGAGCGCGTCCTCGCGGTCCTGCGCTCCGGGCAGCTGTCGCTCGGACCGACCGGCCCCGAGTTCGAGCGGCGCTTCGCCGAGAAGGTCGGGGCGCGCCACGCGAGCGCGGTGTCGAGCGGCACGGCCGGGCTGCACCTGGCGCTGCGCGCGGTCGGCGTGCGGGACGGCGACGAGGTCGTGACGTCCCCGTTCAGCTTCGTCGCGAGCGCCAACGCGATCGTGTTCGAGCGCGCGACCCCGGTGTTCGCGGACATCGACCCGGTCACGCTCGACCTCGACCCGGCCGCGGCGGCGGCCGCGGTGACCGAGCGCACGACCGCGGTCCTGCCGGTCCACATCTTCGGCTATCCCGCCGACCTGCCGGCGTTCGAGCGGCTCGGCCTGCCGATCGTCGAGGACGCCTGCGAGGCGCTCGGCGCCCTGGACCGCGAGGGCGTCCCGGTCGGAGGGCGCGGCCATCCCGCGGTCTTCGGCTTCTACGCCAACAAGCAGCTGACCACGGGCGAGGGCGGGCTCGTCACGATGGGCGACGCGTCGATGAAGGCGCGCATCGACAGCGAGCGCAACCAGGGCCGCGCCCCCGACATGGGCTGGCTCGACCACGACCGGCTCGGCTTCAACTACCGGCTCAGCGACCTGCAGGCGGCGGTCGGCCTCGCGCAGCTCGACCGGCTCGACGGGATGCTCGCGGACCGCGCGCGGGTCGCCGCCGCGTACCGGGAGGCGCTCGCACCGCTGGCGGCGGACGTGGGGCTTGGCCTGCCGTGCGAGGACCGCGACCGCGAGCGCCGCGGCTGGTTCGTGTTCGTCGTGCAGGTCCCGCGCGAGCGCGACCGCGACCAGGTGATCCGCGACCTGCGTTCCCGCGGCGTGCAGAGCAAGCCGTACCTGCCGGCCATCCACCTGATGAGCTACTACCGCGAGGTGCACGGGCACCGGGAGGGCGAGTTCCCGGTCTGCGAGGACGTCGCCGCCCGCTCGGTGGCGCTGCCGTTCTTCCCGGAGATGACCGAGGGCCAGGTCGACCGCGTCGCCGCGGTGCTCGCCGAGGTGCTGCGGGGATGA
- the argH gene encoding argininosuccinate lyase — protein sequence MSRFSLPQDPAFQAMNTSLSFDRRLWPFDVAQSRAHARMLAARSIIGDDDLTAILAGLDAVEAELRDGSFPFREDDEDIHMAVERRLTEIVGAPGGKLHTGRSRNDQVITDLAMFTRDSAERIIGQLEALRRVVLEVAQAHLDWPLPGYTHLQRAQPVYLSHHLLAYFWMTTRDIARFRAVLDATAELPLGAGALAGVNFDTDRRMVATELGFDGVTANSVDSVSNRDFALDLLHALSVCATHLSRLGQEIVLWASTEFGFMTLSDAWSSGSSIMPQKKNPDAAELLRGKAPRVWAHQAALHGVIHALPLTYNKDLQEDKEHLFDAVDTVEICIAAAQGMLETAEFHREAMSAAASDQMIAAVDLADFLVVRGTPFREAHGVVARLVREAVEQGRTLADVTVAELGDDAASVFEQSSWLESKVSEGGTALARVREQLDLARAQLA from the coding sequence ATGTCGCGCTTCTCGCTGCCCCAGGATCCCGCCTTCCAGGCGATGAACACGTCGCTGTCGTTCGACCGGCGGCTGTGGCCGTTCGACGTCGCCCAGTCCCGCGCGCACGCGCGGATGCTCGCGGCGCGCTCGATCATCGGGGACGACGACCTCACCGCGATCCTCGCGGGGCTCGACGCGGTGGAGGCCGAGCTGCGCGACGGCAGCTTCCCCTTCCGCGAGGACGACGAGGACATCCACATGGCGGTCGAGCGGCGCCTGACGGAGATCGTCGGCGCCCCGGGCGGCAAGCTCCACACCGGTCGCTCCCGCAACGACCAGGTGATCACCGACCTGGCGATGTTCACGCGCGACAGCGCGGAGCGGATCATCGGGCAGCTCGAGGCGCTGCGCCGGGTCGTGCTCGAGGTCGCGCAGGCCCACCTCGACTGGCCGCTGCCGGGCTACACGCACCTGCAGCGCGCCCAGCCGGTGTACCTCTCGCACCACCTGCTCGCGTACTTCTGGATGACCACGCGGGACATCGCGCGCTTCCGCGCGGTCCTCGACGCGACCGCGGAGCTGCCGCTGGGCGCGGGCGCCCTGGCGGGCGTGAACTTCGACACCGACCGGCGGATGGTCGCCACCGAGCTCGGCTTCGACGGCGTGACCGCGAACTCCGTCGACAGCGTCTCCAACCGGGACTTCGCCCTGGACCTGCTGCACGCCCTGTCGGTCTGCGCGACGCACCTGAGCCGCCTGGGCCAGGAGATCGTGCTGTGGGCGAGCACCGAGTTCGGCTTCATGACCCTGTCGGACGCGTGGTCGTCGGGGTCCTCGATCATGCCGCAGAAGAAGAACCCGGACGCGGCGGAGCTCCTGCGCGGCAAGGCGCCGCGCGTGTGGGCGCACCAGGCGGCGCTCCACGGCGTGATCCACGCGCTCCCGCTGACCTACAACAAGGACCTCCAGGAGGACAAGGAGCACCTGTTCGACGCGGTCGACACGGTCGAGATCTGCATCGCCGCGGCGCAGGGGATGCTCGAGACGGCGGAGTTCCATCGCGAGGCGATGTCGGCGGCGGCCTCCGACCAGATGATCGCGGCGGTCGACCTCGCCGACTTCCTCGTCGTGCGGGGCACGCCGTTCCGCGAGGCGCACGGCGTCGTCGCGCGGCTGGTCCGCGAGGCGGTGGAGCAGGGACGTACGCTCGCCGACGTGACGGTCGCCGAGCTCGGTGACGACGCCGCATCGGTGTTCGAGCAGTCGTCGTGGCTGGAGTCGAAGGTCTCCGAGGGCGGGACCGCGCTGGCCCGGGTGCGCGAGCAGCTGGACCTGGCGCGCGCGCAGCTGGCGTGA
- a CDS encoding DNA-3-methyladenine glycosylase: MSGAVLDAAFYDRPVLEVARDLVGCELVHGETAGRIVETEAYHHTEAACHAYVGLTARTSTLFAAPGTAYVYRSYGIHALINAVCEGEDVGAAVLVRALDPTAGVELMRARRGPVHERDLCNGPGKLTQALGIELTENATSLVDGPVRIRAREPGVVPELVTGTRIGITKAVELPWRFCLRGSRRVSRPYPPGLLHHGTG, from the coding sequence GTGAGCGGCGCGGTCCTCGACGCCGCGTTCTACGACCGTCCGGTGCTGGAGGTCGCGCGCGACCTCGTCGGCTGCGAGCTCGTCCACGGCGAGACCGCGGGGCGCATCGTCGAGACCGAGGCCTACCACCACACGGAGGCGGCGTGCCACGCCTACGTGGGCCTGACGGCACGGACCTCGACGCTGTTCGCGGCGCCCGGGACCGCGTACGTGTACCGCTCCTACGGGATCCACGCGCTGATCAACGCGGTCTGCGAGGGCGAGGACGTGGGCGCGGCGGTCCTCGTCCGCGCGCTCGACCCGACCGCGGGGGTGGAGCTGATGCGCGCACGCCGCGGTCCGGTCCACGAGCGGGACCTCTGCAACGGGCCGGGCAAGCTCACGCAGGCCCTGGGGATCGAGCTGACCGAGAACGCGACGTCGCTCGTCGACGGGCCGGTGCGGATCCGCGCCCGGGAGCCGGGGGTGGTCCCGGAGCTCGTCACCGGGACGCGGATCGGCATCACGAAGGCGGTCGAGCTGCCGTGGCGCTTCTGCCTGCGCGGCAGCCGGCGGGTGTCCCGCCCGTATCCGCCGGGGCTGCTGCACCACGGCACCGGCTGA
- a CDS encoding transglycosylase domain-containing protein yields MSDFEGTNITPLPVEPAPGRRRRPRVKWFRLLLLLVPLGLLAVVSTVFGMMMAVASDLPDLENRPEYREKGGARNSVMVDIRGRELGLLASNQNRIILTDSSDISPYMKSAIIAVEDERFYENSGVDLRGIGRAFVNDVIKGGARQGGSTITQQFVKNAMDAQDERTVFQKLRESALAYHLTRKWSKDKILREYLNSIYFGNGAYGVEAAARTYFGSDPNHQGCGTEKRPCAKELEPHEAALLAGVVASPSGYDPTVNPRDAEIRRNIVLDKMLEQGRISATQHREAVAAPLYGGEVAPPRVESKAPYFTSWVRQQLVDKFGARRAFEGGLRIRTTLDLDLQREAQRAVDAFLPNPTGPTAALVAIDNRSGEVRAMVGGRDYDTAPFNLATQGQRQPGSSFKPFILAEALRQGIGPGSLWPSRKREFTVPGTDGQEKFVVNNFDDNYSGVSTLARGLTFSDNAVYAAAGIKVGTRKVARLARRMGIRTPVSDNYAMTLGGLKQGVTPLDLAHAYETFAEKGLRVYGTLGTSNQGPVAIREVENADTKRCVTLAGTDRCVKKNRRKTRRVLSKEVAETATSIMSTVVTQGSGKRAAFGQFAAGKTGTTENFGDAWFVGFTDRMTVAVWVGYPDAFKPMETEFAGEPVAGGTFPAQIWREFMISANRVIDERVAAERKAKGLPPKTQTTTVPPVATPGTAAPTTGSAGAADADTAEPEGDTGGGNGGGEAQTQTGAGQQAQPADPAPAPAATPPPAATPPPAATPAAPADGGAGGAVPPTP; encoded by the coding sequence ATGAGCGACTTCGAGGGCACGAACATCACTCCGCTTCCGGTCGAGCCCGCCCCGGGCCGCCGGCGCCGCCCGCGCGTGAAGTGGTTCCGGCTGCTGCTGCTGCTCGTGCCGCTCGGGCTGCTCGCGGTCGTCTCCACGGTCTTCGGGATGATGATGGCCGTCGCGTCGGACCTCCCGGACCTCGAGAACCGGCCCGAGTACCGCGAGAAGGGCGGCGCCCGGAACTCGGTGATGGTCGACATCCGCGGCCGCGAGCTCGGCCTGCTGGCCAGCAACCAGAACCGGATCATCCTCACCGACAGCAGCGACATCTCGCCGTACATGAAGTCGGCGATCATCGCGGTCGAGGACGAGCGGTTCTACGAGAACTCCGGCGTCGACCTGCGCGGCATCGGCCGCGCGTTCGTCAACGACGTCATCAAGGGCGGCGCCCGCCAGGGCGGCTCGACCATCACGCAGCAGTTCGTGAAGAACGCGATGGACGCGCAGGACGAGCGGACCGTCTTCCAGAAGCTGCGCGAGTCCGCGCTCGCCTACCACCTCACGCGCAAGTGGTCCAAGGACAAGATCCTGCGCGAGTACCTGAACTCGATCTACTTCGGCAACGGCGCCTACGGCGTCGAGGCCGCGGCGCGGACCTACTTCGGCAGCGACCCCAACCACCAGGGCTGCGGGACCGAGAAGCGCCCGTGCGCGAAGGAGCTCGAGCCGCACGAGGCCGCGCTGCTGGCCGGCGTCGTCGCCTCACCATCCGGCTACGACCCGACGGTGAACCCGCGTGACGCCGAGATCCGCCGCAACATCGTCCTCGACAAGATGCTCGAGCAGGGCCGCATCAGCGCGACCCAGCACCGCGAGGCGGTCGCGGCCCCGCTCTACGGCGGCGAGGTCGCCCCGCCGAGGGTCGAGTCCAAGGCGCCCTACTTCACCTCCTGGGTGCGCCAGCAGCTCGTCGACAAGTTCGGCGCGCGGCGCGCGTTCGAGGGCGGGCTGCGGATCCGCACGACCCTCGACCTCGACCTGCAGCGCGAGGCGCAGCGGGCCGTGGACGCGTTCCTGCCCAACCCGACCGGGCCCACGGCCGCGCTCGTCGCGATCGACAACCGCTCCGGCGAGGTGCGCGCGATGGTCGGCGGGCGCGACTACGACACCGCCCCGTTCAACCTCGCGACCCAGGGCCAGCGCCAGCCCGGATCGTCGTTCAAGCCCTTCATCCTCGCCGAGGCCCTGCGCCAGGGGATCGGGCCCGGGTCGCTGTGGCCGTCGCGCAAGCGCGAGTTCACCGTGCCGGGCACCGACGGCCAGGAGAAGTTCGTCGTGAACAACTTCGACGACAACTACTCCGGGGTCTCGACCCTCGCGCGCGGACTGACCTTCTCCGACAACGCCGTCTACGCGGCCGCCGGCATCAAGGTCGGCACCCGCAAGGTCGCCCGGCTGGCCCGGCGCATGGGCATCCGCACCCCGGTGTCGGACAACTACGCGATGACGCTCGGCGGGCTCAAGCAGGGCGTCACGCCGCTCGACCTCGCCCACGCGTACGAGACGTTCGCCGAGAAGGGCCTGCGCGTGTACGGCACGCTGGGCACGAGCAACCAGGGCCCCGTCGCGATCCGCGAGGTCGAGAACGCCGACACGAAGCGCTGCGTGACGCTCGCCGGGACCGACCGCTGCGTGAAGAAGAACCGCCGCAAGACGCGCCGCGTCCTGTCCAAGGAGGTCGCCGAGACCGCGACGTCGATCATGTCGACCGTCGTCACGCAGGGGTCCGGCAAGCGGGCCGCCTTCGGCCAGTTCGCCGCCGGCAAGACCGGCACCACGGAGAACTTCGGCGACGCGTGGTTCGTCGGCTTCACCGACCGGATGACCGTCGCCGTCTGGGTCGGCTATCCCGACGCCTTCAAGCCGATGGAGACGGAGTTCGCCGGCGAGCCCGTCGCCGGCGGCACCTTCCCGGCCCAGATCTGGCGCGAGTTCATGATCAGCGCCAACCGCGTGATCGACGAGCGCGTCGCCGCGGAGCGCAAGGCCAAGGGCCTGCCGCCGAAGACCCAGACCACCACGGTGCCGCCCGTCGCGACGCCCGGGACCGCCGCCCCGACCACCGGGAGCGCCGGCGCCGCCGACGCCGACACCGCGGAGCCCGAGGGCGACACCGGCGGCGGGAACGGCGGCGGCGAGGCCCAGACGCAGACCGGCGCCGGCCAGCAGGCCCAGCCCGCCGACCCGGCCCCCGCCCCGGCGGCCACCCCGCCGCCGGCGGCGACCCCGCCGCCCGCCGCCACCCCGGCCGCCCCGGCCGACGGCGGCGCCGGGGGAGCCGTCCCACCGACGCCCTGA
- the tyrS gene encoding tyrosine--tRNA ligase gives MPDPASDAAFLTRNTVAALPDGALQRRLEEAAREGRQLRVKLGLDPTAPDLHLGHTVVLQKLREFQDLGHRVVLIVGDYTARVGDPSGRSSTRPALSGEEIDANARTYQEQAFRVLREDPDLLEVRFNGEWLDMKMEELFRIARTTTVAQLLERDDFAKRFAARQPISVLELLYPLMQGYDSVAIRADVELGGTDQTFNLLLGRDLQRHFGVPEQSILTLPILPGVDGVDKMSKSLGNHIGVTEAPDEMYGRTLSIPDEAMATWRALLAVPDPPDGTGPRDAKRALARAIVERFHSTDAAVAAQERFDAVFVAKAVPDDVPTFSVAPDAGSVHLPAVIAEAFGRSRGEARRLLAGGGVKLDGSVVPADGLDLPASDLDGKVLQVGKRAFTRLKITD, from the coding sequence ATGCCCGATCCCGCCTCCGACGCCGCGTTCCTGACCCGCAACACCGTGGCAGCGCTGCCGGACGGTGCGCTGCAGCGCCGCCTGGAGGAGGCGGCCCGCGAGGGACGCCAGCTCCGCGTGAAGCTCGGGCTGGACCCGACCGCGCCCGATCTGCACCTGGGGCACACCGTGGTGCTGCAGAAGCTCCGCGAGTTCCAGGACCTCGGCCACCGGGTGGTGCTCATCGTCGGCGACTACACCGCGCGCGTGGGGGACCCGAGCGGTCGCTCGTCGACCCGTCCCGCGCTGTCCGGCGAGGAGATCGACGCGAACGCGAGGACGTACCAGGAGCAGGCGTTCCGGGTGCTGCGCGAGGACCCGGACCTCCTCGAGGTGCGGTTCAACGGCGAGTGGCTCGACATGAAGATGGAGGAGCTCTTCCGGATCGCGCGGACGACGACGGTGGCGCAGCTGCTGGAGCGCGACGACTTCGCCAAGCGGTTCGCCGCGCGCCAGCCGATCTCGGTGCTCGAGCTGCTCTACCCGCTGATGCAGGGCTACGACTCGGTCGCGATCCGTGCCGATGTCGAGCTGGGCGGCACCGACCAGACCTTCAACCTCCTGCTCGGGCGCGACCTGCAACGCCACTTCGGCGTGCCGGAGCAGAGCATCCTGACCCTGCCGATCCTCCCGGGGGTCGACGGCGTGGACAAGATGAGCAAGTCGCTGGGCAACCACATCGGGGTGACCGAGGCGCCCGACGAGATGTACGGGCGCACGCTCTCGATCCCGGACGAGGCGATGGCGACCTGGCGGGCGCTGCTCGCCGTGCCGGACCCGCCCGACGGCACCGGTCCTCGAGACGCGAAGCGCGCGCTCGCGCGCGCGATCGTGGAGCGCTTCCACTCCACGGACGCCGCGGTCGCGGCGCAGGAGCGCTTCGACGCGGTGTTCGTGGCGAAGGCGGTCCCGGACGACGTCCCGACGTTCTCGGTGGCGCCCGACGCGGGAAGCGTCCATCTCCCCGCGGTGATCGCGGAAGCGTTCGGGCGCTCACGGGGCGAGGCCCGGCGACTCCTGGCCGGCGGCGGCGTGAAGCTGGACGGCAGCGTGGTGCCCGCGGACGGGCTCGATCTGCCGGCTTCCGATCTGGACGGGAAGGTCCTCCAGGTCGGAAAGCGAGCGTTTACGCGCCTGAAAATCACGGATTAG